One genomic region from Ochotona princeps isolate mOchPri1 chromosome 5, mOchPri1.hap1, whole genome shotgun sequence encodes:
- the COPS8 gene encoding COP9 signalosome complex subunit 8, whose amino-acid sequence MPVAVMAEGAFNFKKLLDQCENQELEAPGGIATPPVYAQLLALYLLHNDMNNARYLWKRIPPALKSADAELGAIWAVGQRIWQRDFPGIYTTISAHQWSEAVQPIMEALRDATRRRALALVSQAYTSIVADDFAAFVGLPVEEAVKGVLEQGWQADSTTRMVLPRKPVAGALDVSFNKFIPLSEPAALPPIPNEQQLARLTDYVAFLEN is encoded by the exons ATGCCGGTGGCCGTGATGGCAGAAGGCGCCTTCAATTTCAAAAAGCTCCTGGACCAGTGCGAGAACCAGGAGCTCGAG GCTCCCGGAGGGATTGCCACGCCCCCCGTGTacgcccagctcctggccttgtaCTTGCTGCATAATGACAT GAATAACGCGAGATACCTGTGGAAGAGAATCCCGCCTGCCCTCAAGTCT GCGGACGCCGAGCTcggggccatctgggcagtgggaCAGCGCATCTGGCAGAGAGACTTCCCCGGGATCTATACCACCATCAGCGCACACCAGTGGTCGGAGGCCGTTCAGCCCATCATGGAGGCCCTGCGAG ACGCCACGAGGAGGCGAGCCCTGGCCCTGGTCTCCCAGGCGTACACCTCCATTGTTGCCGACGACTTCGCTGCCTTCGTGGGCCTGCCTGTGGAGGAAGCTGTGAAAG GTGTCCTGGAGCAGGGATGGCAAGCCGACTCCACCACAAGGATGGTGCTGCCTAGGAAGCCAG TTGCAGGGGCCCTAGATGTTTCCTTTAACAAATTTATTCCCTTATCAG AACCAGCCGCGCTGCCCCCGATCCCCAACGAGCAGCAGCTAGCCAGGCTGACGGACTACGTGGCCTTCCTGGAGAACTGA